The DNA region CGTGCGCCACGCTCCGCCCCGGGCGCGTCGGGAAGCAGAGATGAATACGCGCAGCTGCTCCGGGGGCGAAGGCCGAGCGCGAGCGGGGGCagccggggtgtgtgtgtgggggggggaggggtgcggTGGAGCCCGGTTGGCCCGGGGTGGACGCAGGCCGCTGGGTAAGTCACTGTAAACAGGCTTGTCTGCGTGGGACCGCGCCGGGTGCTTGGGGTGCAGAGATGCAGCAGGTGAGGCCTTTGTCCTGTGTTCACACTCTGGAAGTCAGAGGAGAGGAAACCTGTGATGATACAAGATTTTAGGGGAGGGAATGAAATGATTAATGGTGACAGGGCGCGGAAGAGATTAGAGATTGGGATTAATGTAGTCGTTCTAAGGGGTTAGCTTTTGGAACAGAAGCGGGAGATTTTCTTCTCTAAGAAGGAAAAGCTGGTGGCTGGAGAAAATTTGAGATAGGGTAGAAGATGCTATGTCAGATGTAGCTCTGAGGTCAGCGAGCAGGGATTTTCCGAGTATGGAGTACGGCTGGGTGAAAGCTTGGTTCTGACCTCCAGCTACACGTGCGACTGTTCCTGGAAGTTTTTACCAGGTAGCAGCCTGGGCCCTGCTCctgacctattgaatcagaatctcttgggGATGCGGATCCCACTTAGGTACGCTTTAAAAGTGACCCAGGGATTCTAacatgcagccagggttgagaaccactgtcagAATGGGACAAGTGTAAGGTTTATGTATTTGGAAGTTAGAGGTTGAGATTGACCGGAATAACCTGTGTGTGTTTTATGTCCAATTATTCATTGCGGGGTTACTTTCTAGCAGCGGGAAAGAGGAGGACAAATGTTTGACACAGTGGGTGTGTTGGAAGGTTCAAGGAAGCAAGAACTAAAACGATGACTGTTGTCCCCCATTGTTTCCTGACTGACTGCCACATACCAGgcgctgttctaagcactttacatacatcagCCTTGATCATCACAGGAGCCCAACAAAACCAGCAGTGAGTACTACAGGGGGAGCCGCGTTCTAGGTGTTAGAATTGTGATGGTGAAGAGGTCTCGGTGCTTATTAGTAAGGTAGTCAAGTGGAAGTTGCAGGAGGGATGTGCGAGGCAGTCGGCACAGACTTTGAAACCTGGAGGAAACTAGCGAATGCTGGATGGAGAGCAAGATCCCAAGCCGAGTGCCAAAGTCCctgagaaaggaggggaggacCTCAGAGCAGGTGTGGATGGTGTGGGCTTTGGGGCTTGGGTGGCGTGTGTAGGTGTGTCCTGATGGAAGAAGCACAGGAGAGGatgagctggggagggaggagtggaaTGAGAGCCTCTGATTCTGCATGGAGATCTTGTCAGGGGTACAGGGTTCAGGACAGTTGGTTTTCAGTTGTGTTATCAGTCCCAGGACTCTTAAATTACCTAGCTTCCCCTGTAATGGGGACTGGAGCCCTAGGCCTGGAGGAGGGCCAGCAAGTAGGTACTTGGTGAGTTGTTAAAATAGACataatagtaattaaaaaaaccctacccaggccctgcccccatTATTCTGCCTCACAAGGCCACTGTTAAGTTATTAGAGTATTTTATGACCTGTAAAGTGTAAGTTATTAGTAATGACTGCATTGATGCTTCAGAAAGTCTCATCTTAGATGCCAGGTCCATATTCTGGAATTTTCTACATGTCTTTAGTGTTTATCAAAGTAACGACCATCAATGGGCCGTTATGTTTTCCTCTGCTGGTAGCgttctttttccccttctctccccattATGTAATtgtaatttttaccttttctctgtACATAATAGAAGAAGCCAAGTTCTTTACTTTCTTGCATCCTTACAGTTTGTTcaaattttagtaattttctttcttgggtGTTTATTATTCAATTAGGACAATTGCTAACAGGAATGTAGTTCACAGTTACTCAAGTAACTCTCAtcaacttgttttttcttttttttggctgagccgttgcttgcaggatcttagttccttgaccagggatagTGTCCATGCCCCTTgaagtggaagtgcggagtcctaaccactggaccgccagggaagtcccttatcaAGTTTTTAAAGCACCATATATtaactaaacttttaaaattcagcatagtggcagtttttcttttttaattgtaatttcccatttttatattaaatgataCAAAATTTCTTAAAGTATGATAAGAGGTCTGTAATAATACTATCACGCTACCAAGTTAATTTGATGGTTTATTACATTTACATCTACACAGAAAGTTAAAATAGAAATTGAGTACTTGGAATCTAAGAGTTTTAAGTGTATTTTGGTAACACTGATTTTAGGACTTGAATGACACAAGGAAGGGAACCACCTGTTCTGAGTTTCACTAAAATctgtttcttaacatttttagagGCTTCGTGACGGAGTGATCAGAGACATTGAGAGGCAAAAtcggaaaaaagaaaatattcgtCTTTTGGGAGAACAGATTCTTCTGACTGAGCAACttgaagcagaaagagagaagatggtGTTGGCAAAAGGATCTCAAAAAACGTGACTTGAAATGCGTGTGAGATATTGATGGAACAGACAGCGTtaagtgtgtgtgagtgttgaTGGAGAACAGCTTAGTGCGATCTTCAGCCTTTTTGTGGTCACCGTCCTTTTAAACTTGATCAGAAAAAGGACGATGGATCGTATATTCTAAATAATTGCTTTAAGTGCCCCTTGTGTCTGAGTCAGGCAGATGCTCTTCTGAGAGTGTGTTTGTGTGGTCAGCAAGGAGCCCCTTCAAGCTTAGTGTCCAGAAACTGGGATTGTTCCCGAGAGCACTGAACCTGCAAGCCGGGGGGGATGGAGAGTAACATCCATCTGAGCAGTTTGATCAGTCGGCACGACGATGAAGCCACAAGAACATCCACCtcggaggggctggaggagggggaggtggagggggagacTCTGCTGATCGTCGAGTCAGAGGACCAGGCGTCTGTGGACTTGTCTCACGACCAGAGCGGGGACTCCCTAAACAGTGATGAAGGGGACGTGTCGTGGATGGAGGAGCAGCTGTCCTACTTCTGCGACAAGTGCCAGAAGTGGATCCCAGCCAGTAAGcgcttctcctttcctttcctttgtcaATTCCTGCAGGAAGGTTTGTTTTTCTAACCTGTGAGAGAAACATGAATGTGAAAGAGACCCAAATAAAAAGATAACTCCTATATTTATTATTAGTGTAGTTGATTAACTgcaaatttatataaaacataaacacattTGTACTAATATATATTACTGCCAACCTCTATCACGTTGTTAAATTAACGTTCTCACTTGTAAcccaaataaaaattagaaaattggaAATTCTGTGTTCCTTAAAGAATTAGCCACATTTTTCTATCAGGGTCACATTATTGTGGTTTTGGGGCCAAATTCTAGGCCCAGTGTAGAGCTAAACTTCAGACTCATAAACATAACTCTGGTAGTGTCTAACTTACATGGAAAACAACTGCTATAGTATGTTGATATAAGGTCGGAATTAGGCGATTAAATATGTATTATGCCTTTTTCTAGGGCCATTCGTGTTTTCTCCTTGCTGGCCTCCTTGATCTGCTGGCCGTAGATACACGCAATAAGGTGCTTTGCCAGTCATCAGGCCTCTTAACCAAAACAGGATGTTTCCATTACGTGGAGAGTAGTAAAGATGTATGTACTAGAGGAATACTCTGTGTAATAGAATTTGTAACTAGGTCAGAGAAATTtacgtatgtgtatatgtatatatattgttgtGAACTGGGTCATTTTCTGGTATGTGGAGGTGTTTTTAAGATGGATTCatagttattattaataaattaacacCATTTTCACAGAAAGCAAACCTAAAATTTATTATAAGTTAACTAGTTTTTGCTTTCCAGCTGTCTCTGCTTATAGATTCAGGGTTCTGCCTGAAAGCCTGGGTGGCTTTCCCCCATCCTCACAGCCTGTGCTGTAAATGCTCTGCCTCCTGGGGCCCCTGCTAACTGCTCCAGCCTTTCTCCTTCGTGCCCTCGTATCCCCACATGGAAACAGAGCTTTGCAGTTAGGGTGAGCTTTTCCTTCTCCACAAGCAGttcgttcttttttttataaatttattttatttatttatttttggctgcgttgggtctttgttgctgcacgctggttttctctagttgtggtgagtggggtctactcttcattgcagtgcaagagcttctcattgtggtggcttctcttgttgcggagcatgggctctagaacgcaggatcagtagttgtggcgcacgggcttagttgctccacggcatgtggaatcttcccagaccagtgctcgaacccgtgtcccctgcgttgacaggcggattcttaaccgctgcatcacgagggaagcccaagcttCTTTCTTATCCCTAGGACTTTGTGCATGTAAATTTCCTCTGTGGAACACGTGTCTCTACAGCCTCTATACTCCCCGCCCCACACACAAACACCTCTTCACGTGCCAATTCTAGCCATCCTTCAGGCCCCCGTCCACCCCACTTTTTCTAGCGCTGCTGTCTTCCTCATGTGGGTGGGCACCTCTTTTATGTGCTCTCACGTTGCCCCACAGCACCCATCACATCCCTCTCCAGGGTTTCCATGTCTCCCAGAGCATCAGCATCAGCTGGGGAACTTCAGAAAATGCTCTGCTTCCAGAGGTTGATTTATTTTGCGGGGGATAGACccgggcatttttttttttttttttttaatttttaaaaatgttttattgcggtacgcaggcctctcactgttgtggcctctctcgttgcggagcacaggctcctgatgcgcaggctcagcggccatgaatcacgggcccagccactccgcggcatatgggatcctcccggaccggggcacgaacccgtgtcccctgcatcggcaggcggactctgaaccactgcgccaccagggaagcccccgacctgggcatatttaaaacacaaaacttcCTGGGTGGTTCTGATACACAGTCCAGGTGGAGAGCCTCTGTGCTGCTGTGATTACCTACTCTCTCCTCTGTAGCCCTCACCACATCAGTAAGCCTCTGAGAGCCAGCACCGCGTCTGTCTCAGGTGTTGTGTTCCTAGTTCCTAGCCCAGTGGCACAGTGGGAGCTCAGATGTTTTCTTGGAAGAATGTGTGAGGAGACCTCCTGTAGGGGTCGGGAATGTTAACAGTTGGAACAGCCAGTGAGAACAATCCTACCTGCCTTAACAGTGTCTCTTCTGAAGGTCCGGGGACCACAGAGCGATCTTCGTGGGCATGCACTTGATGTTAGAATAAAAACCTTCTCTactcccttctccatccccatccTGCCCTCACAGGCTgactgaaagaaaaggaaaaacacagccTGGGAAATTTGGGAAATGGCTGGTAGATTGATGAAAACTTTGGGTTACCTCTGTTCTAGATCCACCTGTGATgtgcctttttgttttcctcctagGTCAACTGAGGGAACAGCTCAGTTACCTTAAGGGCGATAATTTTTTTAGGTTTACTTGTTCTGATTGCTCTGAAGATGGCAAGGAGCGGTATGAGCGGCTGAAGCTGACATGGCAGCAAGTGAGTTAAAGCTCTTTCTCTAGAATTCATGGGGTTGgtccccgcccccaccctgcGAAATTTATTGGAATAAGTAACTAGGGAATGAGGAACCTACATATGAGCTTCTGAGTTGTTTTGAGGGTCACTTTATTTCACAATGAAAATCATACTGAATGTGTGGAGAAAGGAGTTCTTAGTAAAAATACTGCCAACTTAGTGAATTGGGTTTGAGATTCTGAAAATCCCACCCACGGTTTCGTTTATACATAATACCAAACTCTGATTTTAATCGAAGAGCTTCACATTTTTTTTAGCagctatttttagaaaaataaaaccattctaaaaaatataaagatgctGAATCAatatgctgcacacctgaaactagcaaCTAATTGTATATTGTAGAGCAActgtacttaaattaaaaaaaaaagtaaagatggtCACTGTAATCCCAGCCAACTATAGCCCGAACAGTATCTTTTAACTGATCTCCAGGTTGTATtaattttttgggttttgtttttatattaatatgtttATAACAAGGCACCAATGTTATATGCAGTCTTTAAGTTCTAAAAATGTATTAGACATCACTCACTCagtttttatgtttattcattcGACAAATATTGAGTGCACATGAtgaaccaggcactgttctaggcctgGAGAGTAGAATCTCGTCGAGACCAGCTGATCCTTCTAGCTGTTTCTTCGTGGTGAGTGAGACAGCCAAGACCCTAGCCCCAGGCAGTAGACATTTATTTTAGATGATAGGCAGACAAATAAACAAGTTAATTACCCCTAGCACTTTTTgctgtgaaggaaataaacagggtAATGAGAAAGATTTTAGGTTGTACCCTCCAAGGCACTTAGGGTGTTCCTTGTAAATTGTAGCTGTGTTCGCAGCCAGAGGCTATCGTGTTAATTATCAGTGCTTTATTAGGACATCTGTTGAAATCTGTCAGTGGTGATCTTAGGGAGCCTTTTTGGACTTGCCTGAAAATATGTAAGTAGAAAATGAACGGAAGTTTGTATTGAGGATACAGTCTCATGAGTATTCTAactgggattttttaaaaagtgtgcatGGGATACTGTGTCTAGGCAAGGTCAGATTAATATTAGTAGATTATTCTGCATGTGTGCACACGTAGGCAGATTTGCATTTGGCCTGCAGGTAGCTTCTCATAAAATTGTAAAATGGAAGAAGAGCAGATGTATGTAATTTGTTACTTTCAAGACTATGTAGTTTTCTGTggagattctttttaaaagaaaaagtggctTTTGATTATATTGCTCGATATATTGGCAGTATTGGctcaatttgcttttttttttttttttttttttggcggtacccGAGCctttccctgctgtggcctctcccgttgcggagcacaggctctggacgcgcaggatcagcggccatggctcacgggcccagccgctccgcggcatgtgggatcttcccggaccagggcacgaacccgtgtcccctgcattggcaggcagactctcaaccactgcgccacagggaagccctcaatttgcTTATTTAATCAGACTAAcatttcttgaaaattattttttcacttccAAAAGACATATGGATAATAAATACCCTGGGATAATGAAGTGAAAACTGGGACCAGACATGTCTGGTTCTTGGAAAACTACTGCCCATTGTTTCTAGttgcatctctttttctttctctctctctccccctccctttctccctgtctctccctctctccctctccctctctccccctctctccctctcactctttctctctctctctccctctctctctctctctctctccccctccctctccctctctctccctccccctctccctctgtctctctcgcGCAAGAGCTAAAAGAGGATCCGTTGGTCTGGAATAGACTCTATTGATGTCATATTCCAATTGGAATGTGGGTTTTCTTTGTCTTAAATCTTAAACTTTGTTGATTTATCAAAATAAGAAGTAGAAATGcttgtttatattataaaatgcCAACAGTAATGGGGTGACTAAAAGGCCCCTTCCACACACTTTCTGTGTCCTCCTCCTCGGTGATGTGTGAACAACAGTCTGAAAAGTAGGGAAGCTATCAAGTAGGGTAATTGTTACGTTCTTGTCCTAGACAAGCTCATTATCTTTCTACATGCTCTTCAGCGATACTTGGGAGGTGCCCGCTGGGCTGTGCCAGCCTGAGCAAGGCCTTGGAGCTGTGCTGGTTCCCAGGGCCAGCCTGTTACTATGAGCTTGGGCTGGTGGTGTAAGAGCAGAAACGCAACTGGGATTCGTTCTTTAAGATTACAAATTCCAGAAGGGGGAAAACCATGTCCTTCATGATTGGATTTTTAGTTTGCTCAGTAAATATGGTGATAATAGGAAAAGTTATTTGCAAGTAAGTATGTGAATTTTAACTTTCTAAAGTCATGaaatgtttccaaaaaaaaagtacTGGAAATGAAATAACACACTTGTGTCTGTACCACAGAGATTAACAGTGAATACACGTTTCCAAGTTACTCTAGGAGTCTGAGTGGGCAGAAGAGCTCATTCCATCCTTTTCTTAAGGTATTTCTTGAGCAAAAGCGTTcttaaattgtagtaaaatatatgtaacagggcttccctggtggcgcagtggttaagaatccgcctgccaatgcaggggacatgggtttgagccctggtctgggaagatcccacatgctgcggagcagctaagcctatcacaactactgagcctgcgctatagagcccgcgagccactactactgagcccatgtgctacaactactgaagcccgcacgcctagagcccgtgctcttcagcaagagaagccaccacaatgagaagcccacgcacctcagcgaagagtagctcccacttgtggcaactagaggaagcctgtgcacagcaacaaagacacaacgcagccaaaaagaaataaatttataaaaatgtatatatacataacaaaGCTTACCCTTTCCACCGTctttaagcatacagttcagtggcattaagcacattcacattgttttgcaaccatcaccaccatcatctccagaaaGTGCTCATCTCCCCAAAGTGAAATCCTGTGTCTATTAAACAACGACTCCCTGTGAACAGTAACTTTAAAGGGAGAGGTTTGTTGGCTGATGCAGACCTGATGCAAAAATGAGTGGAACGATTTGAAAAGTCTGTTCATGGGGTTAATTGGCAGACTGGCTGCAAATTTTACAAGTTTAAGGATGGGGGAAGTTGAGACTTGGTaggagcatcagaatcaccaggcCCCTTTGAGGGTGTGGTTGTAGGTCTCCCTGTTGGGCCATCGGGATTTGGGGCTGTGAACATCGATGTCGGGGAACGTGAACTGCAGTCTGTTAGACCCTGTACAGCCTTGGGCTACTCCTCATGGAAAGAAGAGTTATGGAAGGATTCTCTTCGAAGGTTCTGC from Tursiops truncatus isolate mTurTru1 chromosome 15, mTurTru1.mat.Y, whole genome shotgun sequence includes:
- the PET117 gene encoding protein PET117 homolog, mitochondrial, whose protein sequence is MSGSSKVVLGLSVVLTAATVAGVHMKQRQDQQRLRDGVIRDIERQNRKKENIRLLGEQILLTEQLEAEREKMVLAKGSQKT